In one Halorubrum sp. CBA1229 genomic region, the following are encoded:
- a CDS encoding DUF1102 domain-containing protein, translated as MPNTRRTLTLALLLVAAGSLAFATGAAVVNGPADFVDDDLAVQPADGPNGDYAYLNNDDEIAIDISAANPNLPADFEGVNVDSTATIDDVFTITYTAERYAHVWIEYDGDGEVTFVSDGDSIEGEANNVTLGPNQTVTVGLALDAGDAAAGTQLGTDEFRINASLAEPDDVDTTGFTSFDDDNDDGDGGPTTTVRAPNATHREFVASGIDRGESVRWLAEGMHLDGENVTLEGIDLDGIDNERVELDAAGSPEPFADAGPLTAPTRPRPMGYLSLAPDFDPDAVDAMTVRFSADPDHLNATGTDPEDVTLYRQTDAGAWEEVPVEVVDDDVARMLGLPEDRVHFRATTDLSSTFAVAAHEPRFDVTEATVAPEAIDPGENVTVRTTLRNGGGAAGERAVTLTANGTPIANETVALDPNETATVAFDATFESPGAYDLAVDGTAVGTLLVGDLASDDAGGSGGESNVGGDDSATVTGTTEEPFGIDPADLAGPLALVVISLATLTLVRRMPR; from the coding sequence ATGCCCAATACCCGCCGCACCCTGACCCTCGCCCTCCTCCTCGTAGCGGCGGGCTCCCTCGCCTTCGCCACGGGTGCAGCAGTGGTCAACGGCCCGGCGGACTTCGTGGACGACGACCTCGCGGTCCAGCCGGCCGACGGCCCGAACGGCGACTACGCCTATTTAAATAACGACGACGAGATCGCGATCGACATCTCGGCGGCGAACCCGAACCTCCCGGCCGACTTCGAGGGGGTCAACGTCGACTCGACCGCGACGATCGACGACGTCTTCACGATCACGTACACGGCCGAGCGGTACGCGCACGTGTGGATCGAGTACGACGGCGACGGCGAGGTCACCTTCGTCTCCGACGGCGACTCGATCGAGGGCGAGGCGAACAACGTCACGCTCGGACCCAACCAGACCGTCACGGTCGGCCTCGCGCTCGACGCGGGCGACGCGGCCGCCGGGACGCAGCTGGGCACCGACGAGTTCAGGATCAACGCGAGCCTCGCGGAGCCGGATGACGTCGACACGACCGGATTCACGTCGTTCGACGACGACAACGACGACGGCGACGGCGGCCCGACCACCACGGTCAGGGCGCCGAACGCGACCCACCGCGAGTTCGTCGCGAGCGGGATCGACCGCGGAGAGTCGGTCCGGTGGCTCGCGGAGGGGATGCACCTCGACGGCGAGAACGTGACGCTGGAGGGGATCGACCTGGACGGGATCGACAACGAGCGCGTCGAGCTGGACGCCGCGGGGAGCCCGGAGCCGTTCGCGGACGCGGGCCCGCTGACGGCGCCGACGAGGCCGCGCCCGATGGGGTACCTCTCGCTGGCGCCCGACTTCGACCCCGACGCGGTCGACGCGATGACGGTCCGGTTCAGCGCCGACCCGGACCACCTGAACGCGACCGGGACCGACCCGGAGGACGTGACGCTCTACCGGCAAACGGACGCGGGCGCGTGGGAGGAGGTGCCGGTCGAGGTCGTTGACGACGACGTGGCCCGAATGCTGGGGCTCCCCGAGGACCGCGTCCACTTCCGCGCAACGACTGACCTGTCGTCGACGTTCGCGGTCGCGGCGCACGAGCCCCGGTTCGACGTGACCGAGGCGACGGTCGCGCCCGAGGCGATCGACCCCGGCGAGAACGTCACGGTCCGGACCACCCTGCGAAACGGCGGCGGCGCGGCGGGCGAGCGCGCGGTCACGCTGACGGCGAACGGCACCCCGATCGCGAACGAGACCGTCGCGCTCGACCCGAACGAGACGGCGACGGTGGCGTTCGACGCGACCTTCGAGTCCCCCGGCGCCTACGACCTCGCGGTCGACGGGACCGCCGTCGGGACGCTGCTCGTCGGCGACCTCGCGAGCGACGACGCGGGGGGATCGGGCGGCGAGTCGAACGTCGGCGGCGACGACTCCGCCACCGTCACCGGGACCACGGAGGAGCCGTTCGGGATCGACCCGGCAGACCTCGCCGGCCCGCTCGCGCTCGTGGTCATCTCCCTCGCCACTCTCACGCTCGTCCGGCGGATGCCGCGATGA